In Paenibacillus stellifer, the DNA window ATGCAGAGCGGCCCGTGGCTTCGCTTAAGAGAAGCACGGGCGCTGCATGACGGAAGGGAGACAAGGCATGGTTAAACCACTGCTGCGCCTGATGACCGAGCTGTCCTCGCACCGGTGGCTGTCCCGCTTGATGGGCGCTTTTGCCCACAGCAGATTCAGCCGCCTTCTGATCCCGGTCTTTATTCGCACTTATCAGATTCCTGCTGCCCAGGCGGAGAAGAATCCCTCGGAATATGCCTCGCTTAATGAATTTTTCAGCCGGAGGCTGAAGCCGGGGATGCGGCCCGTAACCGAAGAGCCGGATGCCGTGGCCAGTCCCGTCGACGCGCTGATTACGGCTATGGGAACGATTGAATCGGGTACCCTGCTTAACGTCAAGGGACAGGACTACAAGCTGGAGGAGCTGCTGAACCACTCGCCGCATCAGGAGCTGTACAAGAAAGGCTATTTTTTCGTGCTGTACCTTAGTCCTACGGACTATCACCGCATTCATTCCCCTGTAACCGGAAAGCTGACGGAGAGCGATTATATCCGCGGCAGATGCTATCCAGTCAATGAATTCGGCATGAGGAATATGAAGAGCGTATTGTGCCGCAACGAGCGGCTGATCACCTATATGGCCCACAGCGCCGGCGAAATCGCCGTAGCCAAGGTGGGCGCGATGAATGTCAGCGGCATCAAATATTCGGACGAGAGCCGGCGCTCTTTTGAGATCGGCGATGATCTCGCTTATTTCGAATTCGGATCTACTGTCGTGCTGCTGACGGAGAGCGGTATTTTCACCCCCCGTCCCGGGCTCGAAAGTGGTGCCAAGGTCAAGATGGGAGAACTGCTGGGATTCCTGCGGCGTCCCGAATAATCATGTTGTGTGGGCATACGGCTAAGCCCCTTCGCTTTTCCTGCGGGAGAGCGAGGGGCTTTTTTAGCATGGTGGATGTAAGTACTCCTGAGTTCCTCATTTATGAAAAATCATGAAAAATGCCGCGCAGCCTCCCGCTCCAGCAGCTCTCTGCCGAGCCCCGGGTAAGCCAGCTCCTGCGAGGTCACGCACAGGCCG includes these proteins:
- the asd gene encoding archaetidylserine decarboxylase (Phosphatidylserine decarboxylase is synthesized as a single chain precursor. Generation of the pyruvoyl active site from a Ser is coupled to cleavage of a Gly-Ser bond between the larger (beta) and smaller (alpha chains). It is an integral membrane protein.), with amino-acid sequence MVKPLLRLMTELSSHRWLSRLMGAFAHSRFSRLLIPVFIRTYQIPAAQAEKNPSEYASLNEFFSRRLKPGMRPVTEEPDAVASPVDALITAMGTIESGTLLNVKGQDYKLEELLNHSPHQELYKKGYFFVLYLSPTDYHRIHSPVTGKLTESDYIRGRCYPVNEFGMRNMKSVLCRNERLITYMAHSAGEIAVAKVGAMNVSGIKYSDESRRSFEIGDDLAYFEFGSTVVLLTESGIFTPRPGLESGAKVKMGELLGFLRRPE